In Aegilops tauschii subsp. strangulata cultivar AL8/78 chromosome 3, Aet v6.0, whole genome shotgun sequence, one genomic interval encodes:
- the LOC109756593 gene encoding DNA mismatch repair protein MLH1 isoform X2: MEVDDPAPRGGAPPRIRRLEESVVNRIAAGEVIQRPSSAVKELVENSIDAGASTVSVTVKDGGLKLIQVSDDGHGIRCEDLPILCERHTTSKLSAYEDLQTIKSMGFRGEALASMTYVGHVTVTTITEGQLHGYRVSYRDGVMENDPKPCAAVKGTQVMVENLFYNMVARRKTLQNSNDDYPKIVDFISRFAVHHINVNFSCRKHGANRADVHSGSTSSRLDAIRNVYGASVVRDLMEIQVSDENAVDEIFKMDGFISNANYVAKKTTMILFINDRLVDCTSLKRATEFVYSAILPQASKPFIYMSINLPPEHVDVNIHPTKKEVSLLNQERIIEKIKDAIEEKLMNCNNTRIFQTQALNSSALTQANTRKDKGTEVSTPTGEKSQKIPVSQMVRTDPRDPSGRLHTYWQGQTSNLEKKSGLVAVRNIVRSRRNPKDAGDLSSRHELVTEIDYNLHPGLFDIVKNCTYVGVADEVFALIQHNTLLYLVNVVNVSKELMYQQALCRFGNFNAIQLSEPAPLLELLTMALKDDESMSDVNEKEKLEIAEVNTEILKENAEMINEYFSIHIDQGGNLTRLPVVLDQYTPDMDRLPEFMLTLGNDIAWDVEKECFRTAAAAIGNFYALHPPILPNPSGKGIRLYKKNKDSMESAGQADNDLTSTDEDDIDQELLAEAEAAWAQREWTIQHVLFPSMRLFLKPPKSMATDGTFVQIASLDKLYKIFERC; this comes from the exons ATGGAGGTCGACGACCCGGCGCCGCGCGGCGGGGCCCCGCCCCGCATCCGGCGGCTGGAGGAGTCGGTGGTGAACCGCATCGCCGCGGGGGAGGTGATCCAGCGCCCGTCGTCGGCGGTGAAGGAGCTCGTCGAGAACAGCATCGACGCCGGGGCCTCCACCGTCTCCGTCACCGTCAAGGACGGCGGCCTCAAGCTCATCCAGGTCTCCGACGACGGCCACGGCATCCGG TGTGAGGACTTGCCGATATTGTGTGAGAGACATACTACCTCAAAGTTGTCTGCATATGAGGATCTACAGACAATAAAATCCATGGGGTTCAGAGGGGAGGCTTTGGCCAGTATGACTTATGTTGGCCATGTTACGGTGACAACAATAACAGAAGGCCAGCTGCATGGCTACAG AGTTTCTTATAGGGATGGAGTAATGGAGAATGACCCGAAGCCCTGTGCTGCGGTTAAAGGAACTCAAGTCATG GTTGAAAATTTATTCTACAATATGGTAGCTCGTAGGAAAACACTGCAGAACTCCAATGACGACTATCCAAAGATAGTGGACTTCATCAGTCGGTTTGCAGTCCATCACATCAATGTGAACTTCTCTTGCAGAAAG CATGGAGCCAATAGAGCAGATGTTCACAGTGGGAGCACGTCTTCAAGGCTAGATGCTATTAGGAATGTCTATGGGGCTTCAGTTGTTCGTGATCTGATGGAAATACAGGTTTCAGATGAGAATGCTGTAGATGAAATATTCAAGATGGATGGTTTCATCTCAAATGCAAATTATGTGGCAAAAAAGACTACTATGATTCTTTTCATAAATG ATAGACTTGTAGACTGCACTTCTTTGAAAAGAGCTACTGAATTCGTGTACTCTGCAATACTGCCTCAAGCATCCAAACCCTTCATATACATGTCCATCAATCTTCCGCCAGAACACGTGGATGTCAATATACATCCAACCAAAAAGGAG GTTAGCCTCTTAAATCAAGAGCGTATTATTGAAAAAATTAAAGATGCCATCGAGGAAAAACTGATGAACTGTAATAACACAAGGATATTCCAAACTCAG GCACTAAACTCTTCAGCACTTACTCAAGCTAACACACGAAAGGACAAGGGTACTGAAGTCAGCACGCCTACTG GAGAAAAATCTCAAAAGATTCCTGTGAGCCAAATGGTCAGAACAGATCCACGCGATCCATCTGGAAGGTTGCACACCTATTGGCAAGGTCAAACTTCAAATCTTGAAAAGAAATCTGGCCTTGTTGCCGTAAG AAATATTGTAAGATCAAGAAGAAATCCAAAAGATGCTGGTGATTTGTCCAGTCGCCATGAGCTTGTTACAGAAATAGATTATAACTTACATCCTG GCCTTTTCGATATTGTTAAGAATTGCACATATGTTGGAGTTGCCGATGAAGTTTTCGCTTTGATACAACACAATACCCTCTTATACCTTGTCAATGTGGTAAATGTTAG CAAAGAACTCATGTACCAACAAGCCTTGTGCCGTTTTGGGAACTTCAATGCTATACAGCTCAGTGAACCAGCTCCGCTTCTGGAGTTGCTGACAATGGCACTGAAAGATGACGAGTCAATGAGTGATGTAAATGAGAAGGAGAAACTAGAAATTGCAGAA GTGAACACTGAGATACTGAAAGAAAATGCTGAGATGATTAATGAGTACTTCTCTATTCACATTGATCAAGGTGGCAACCTTACCAGACTTCCTGTTGTACTTGATCAGTACACCCCTGATATGGATCGCCTTCCAGAGTTCATGTTGACTCTAGGAAATGAT ATTGCCTGGGACGTTGAGAAAGAGTGCTTCAGAACGGCAGCAGCTGCTATTGGAAACTTCTATGCGCTTCATCCTCCCATCCTTCCAAATCCATCTGGCAAAGGCATTCGATTATACAAGAAAAATAAAGATTCCATGGAAAGCGCTGGACAGGCTGATAACGATTTAACAAGTACAG ATGAAGATGACATCGACCAAGAGCTGCTTGCGGAAGCAGAGGCGGCATGGGCTCAACGCGAGTGGACCATCCAGCACGTCTTGTTCCCGTCCATGCGACTTTTCCTCAAGCCCCCTAAGTCGATGGCAACAGACGGAACATTCGTCCAG ATTGCTTCTCTAGACAAGCTTTACAAGATCTTCGAGAGATGCTAG
- the LOC109756593 gene encoding DNA mismatch repair protein MLH1 isoform X1, giving the protein MEVDDPAPRGGAPPRIRRLEESVVNRIAAGEVIQRPSSAVKELVENSIDAGASTVSVTVKDGGLKLIQVSDDGHGIRCEDLPILCERHTTSKLSAYEDLQTIKSMGFRGEALASMTYVGHVTVTTITEGQLHGYRVSYRDGVMENDPKPCAAVKGTQVMVENLFYNMVARRKTLQNSNDDYPKIVDFISRFAVHHINVNFSCRKHGANRADVHSGSTSSRLDAIRNVYGASVVRDLMEIQVSDENAVDEIFKMDGFISNANYVAKKTTMILFINDRLVDCTSLKRATEFVYSAILPQASKPFIYMSINLPPEHVDVNIHPTKKEVSLLNQERIIEKIKDAIEEKLMNCNNTRIFQTQALNSSALTQANTRKDKGTEVSTPTGEKSQKIPVSQMVRTDPRDPSGRLHTYWQGQTSNLEKKSGLVAVRNIVRSRRNPKDAGDLSSRHELVTEIDYNLHPGLFDIVKNCTYVGVADEVFALIQHNTLLYLVNVVNVSKELMYQQALCRFGNFNAIQLSEPAPLLELLTMALKDDESMSDVNEKEKLEIAEVNTEILKENAEMINEYFSIHIDQGGNLTRLPVVLDQYTPDMDRLPEFMLTLGNDIAWDVEKECFRTAAAAIGNFYALHPPILPNPSGKGIRLYKKNKDSMESAGQADNDLTSTDEDDIDQELLAEAEAAWAQREWTIQHVLFPSMRLFLKPPKSMATDGTFVQVPSPPRFSCPLRLVLQFSLVLMLAP; this is encoded by the exons ATGGAGGTCGACGACCCGGCGCCGCGCGGCGGGGCCCCGCCCCGCATCCGGCGGCTGGAGGAGTCGGTGGTGAACCGCATCGCCGCGGGGGAGGTGATCCAGCGCCCGTCGTCGGCGGTGAAGGAGCTCGTCGAGAACAGCATCGACGCCGGGGCCTCCACCGTCTCCGTCACCGTCAAGGACGGCGGCCTCAAGCTCATCCAGGTCTCCGACGACGGCCACGGCATCCGG TGTGAGGACTTGCCGATATTGTGTGAGAGACATACTACCTCAAAGTTGTCTGCATATGAGGATCTACAGACAATAAAATCCATGGGGTTCAGAGGGGAGGCTTTGGCCAGTATGACTTATGTTGGCCATGTTACGGTGACAACAATAACAGAAGGCCAGCTGCATGGCTACAG AGTTTCTTATAGGGATGGAGTAATGGAGAATGACCCGAAGCCCTGTGCTGCGGTTAAAGGAACTCAAGTCATG GTTGAAAATTTATTCTACAATATGGTAGCTCGTAGGAAAACACTGCAGAACTCCAATGACGACTATCCAAAGATAGTGGACTTCATCAGTCGGTTTGCAGTCCATCACATCAATGTGAACTTCTCTTGCAGAAAG CATGGAGCCAATAGAGCAGATGTTCACAGTGGGAGCACGTCTTCAAGGCTAGATGCTATTAGGAATGTCTATGGGGCTTCAGTTGTTCGTGATCTGATGGAAATACAGGTTTCAGATGAGAATGCTGTAGATGAAATATTCAAGATGGATGGTTTCATCTCAAATGCAAATTATGTGGCAAAAAAGACTACTATGATTCTTTTCATAAATG ATAGACTTGTAGACTGCACTTCTTTGAAAAGAGCTACTGAATTCGTGTACTCTGCAATACTGCCTCAAGCATCCAAACCCTTCATATACATGTCCATCAATCTTCCGCCAGAACACGTGGATGTCAATATACATCCAACCAAAAAGGAG GTTAGCCTCTTAAATCAAGAGCGTATTATTGAAAAAATTAAAGATGCCATCGAGGAAAAACTGATGAACTGTAATAACACAAGGATATTCCAAACTCAG GCACTAAACTCTTCAGCACTTACTCAAGCTAACACACGAAAGGACAAGGGTACTGAAGTCAGCACGCCTACTG GAGAAAAATCTCAAAAGATTCCTGTGAGCCAAATGGTCAGAACAGATCCACGCGATCCATCTGGAAGGTTGCACACCTATTGGCAAGGTCAAACTTCAAATCTTGAAAAGAAATCTGGCCTTGTTGCCGTAAG AAATATTGTAAGATCAAGAAGAAATCCAAAAGATGCTGGTGATTTGTCCAGTCGCCATGAGCTTGTTACAGAAATAGATTATAACTTACATCCTG GCCTTTTCGATATTGTTAAGAATTGCACATATGTTGGAGTTGCCGATGAAGTTTTCGCTTTGATACAACACAATACCCTCTTATACCTTGTCAATGTGGTAAATGTTAG CAAAGAACTCATGTACCAACAAGCCTTGTGCCGTTTTGGGAACTTCAATGCTATACAGCTCAGTGAACCAGCTCCGCTTCTGGAGTTGCTGACAATGGCACTGAAAGATGACGAGTCAATGAGTGATGTAAATGAGAAGGAGAAACTAGAAATTGCAGAA GTGAACACTGAGATACTGAAAGAAAATGCTGAGATGATTAATGAGTACTTCTCTATTCACATTGATCAAGGTGGCAACCTTACCAGACTTCCTGTTGTACTTGATCAGTACACCCCTGATATGGATCGCCTTCCAGAGTTCATGTTGACTCTAGGAAATGAT ATTGCCTGGGACGTTGAGAAAGAGTGCTTCAGAACGGCAGCAGCTGCTATTGGAAACTTCTATGCGCTTCATCCTCCCATCCTTCCAAATCCATCTGGCAAAGGCATTCGATTATACAAGAAAAATAAAGATTCCATGGAAAGCGCTGGACAGGCTGATAACGATTTAACAAGTACAG ATGAAGATGACATCGACCAAGAGCTGCTTGCGGAAGCAGAGGCGGCATGGGCTCAACGCGAGTGGACCATCCAGCACGTCTTGTTCCCGTCCATGCGACTTTTCCTCAAGCCCCCTAAGTCGATGGCAACAGACGGAACATTCGTCCAGGTTCCCTCCCCACCCCGCTTCAGTTGTCCTTTACGTTTGGTGCTTCAGTTCAGTCTTGTGCTTATGCTCGCACCATAG